A genomic segment from Actinoplanes sichuanensis encodes:
- a CDS encoding TolB family protein, whose amino-acid sequence MTISSGRVRMLAFVAFTAITLAGSVGYVADAYGDRIDAATGAVGDTGGDPAAVATKPHVVFRNTAAGPGAGHVALVTLDAPGGARAITPAVCDRVYATRARTVCLAATATAVSRTYRVSLLDRAWVGERDLDSFPGLSSRTRLARDSAHVATTAFVFGDSYNEPGRFSTRTTISDVTGAGRVELEDFEFRVDGRVNKRSDRNFWGVTFAPDGDTFYATAASAGRTWLVRGSLSARTLTALHPDVECPSLSPDATRVAYKKHGDLPDGQWRLAVLDLRTGRETVLSETRSVDDQAEWLDDEHVLYGLQTGPVGNRRSDVWAADADGGGSPRLFIENAWSPAVVR is encoded by the coding sequence ATGACGATCAGCTCGGGCCGCGTGCGGATGCTGGCCTTCGTGGCGTTCACCGCGATCACCCTGGCCGGGTCGGTCGGGTATGTCGCCGACGCGTACGGCGACCGGATCGACGCCGCCACGGGCGCGGTCGGCGACACCGGCGGCGACCCGGCGGCCGTCGCCACGAAGCCGCACGTGGTGTTCCGTAACACCGCCGCCGGGCCGGGTGCGGGGCACGTCGCCCTGGTCACGCTGGACGCGCCGGGCGGGGCCCGGGCGATCACCCCGGCGGTCTGCGACCGGGTGTACGCGACCCGCGCCCGCACCGTCTGCCTGGCCGCCACGGCCACCGCGGTCAGCCGCACCTACCGGGTCAGCCTGCTCGACCGGGCCTGGGTCGGCGAGCGTGACCTGGACAGTTTTCCCGGCCTGTCCAGCCGGACCCGGCTGGCCCGCGACTCGGCACACGTGGCGACCACGGCGTTCGTCTTCGGTGACTCGTACAACGAGCCGGGCCGGTTCTCCACCCGGACCACCATCAGCGACGTGACCGGGGCCGGCCGGGTGGAGCTGGAGGACTTCGAGTTCCGCGTCGACGGGCGGGTCAACAAGCGCAGCGATCGCAACTTCTGGGGTGTCACCTTCGCCCCGGACGGCGACACGTTCTACGCCACCGCGGCTTCGGCCGGCCGGACGTGGCTGGTCCGGGGCAGCCTGTCGGCGCGTACCCTGACCGCTCTGCATCCGGATGTGGAGTGTCCGTCGTTGTCCCCGGACGCCACCCGGGTCGCCTACAAGAAGCACGGTGACCTGCCCGACGGGCAGTGGCGACTGGCGGTGCTCGACCTGCGTACCGGGCGCGAGACCGTGCTGTCGGAGACCCGCAGCGTCGACGACCAGGCGGAGTGGCTCGATGACGAGCACGTCCTGTACGGGCTGCAGACCGGCCCGGTCGGCAACCGGCGGTCCGACGTGTGGGCCGCTGACGCCGACGGCGGCGGGTCGCCCCGGCTGTTCATCGAGAACGCCTGGTCGCCCGCCGTCGTACGGTGA
- a CDS encoding LacI family DNA-binding transcriptional regulator: MDKPTPRRITIVDVARHASVSTTAVSKVLRNAYGASPAMREKVQQAIDELGYRPSAAARGLRGQTYTIGVMLPELRNLFFADILDGITTQLGDTDYQVLLAPGCNGEKAEAKVIDAMIDRSMDGLVLIAPVSAKKRLNEVAAAVPTVVVGRHGSSPAYDSVTDDDIAGAALVVDHLVGLGHRRIAHIEHHETDRVRLAEMPNAQRAHGYRQAMIAHGLEAEIDIASTSYTQAGGYLGAQQLLARPVRPTAVFAGADVVALGALEAIAEAGLSVPGDISVAGYDNSALAAFGPISLTSVDQDGRQMGANAARLLVERIGRRDRRTAQVKLTPTLVVRRTTAAV, encoded by the coding sequence GTGGACAAGCCGACGCCCCGTCGCATCACCATCGTCGACGTCGCGCGGCACGCCAGCGTGTCCACCACAGCCGTCTCCAAGGTGCTGCGCAACGCGTACGGCGCCAGCCCGGCCATGCGGGAGAAGGTGCAGCAGGCCATCGACGAGCTGGGCTACCGGCCGTCCGCCGCCGCCCGGGGACTGCGCGGGCAGACGTACACCATCGGCGTGATGCTTCCCGAGCTGCGCAACCTGTTCTTCGCCGACATTCTCGACGGCATCACCACCCAGCTCGGCGACACCGACTACCAGGTCCTGCTCGCACCCGGCTGCAACGGCGAGAAGGCCGAGGCCAAGGTCATCGACGCGATGATCGACCGCAGCATGGACGGCCTCGTCCTGATCGCCCCGGTCTCCGCCAAGAAGCGCCTCAACGAGGTCGCCGCCGCCGTACCGACCGTGGTCGTCGGCCGGCACGGCTCCTCACCCGCGTACGACAGCGTCACCGACGACGACATCGCCGGCGCCGCCCTGGTCGTCGACCACCTGGTCGGCCTCGGCCACCGGCGGATCGCGCACATCGAACACCACGAGACCGATCGGGTGCGGCTCGCCGAGATGCCGAACGCCCAGCGCGCCCACGGCTACCGGCAGGCGATGATCGCCCACGGGCTGGAAGCCGAGATCGACATCGCGTCGACCAGTTACACCCAGGCGGGCGGCTACCTGGGCGCGCAACAGCTGCTCGCCCGCCCGGTGCGGCCCACCGCCGTCTTCGCCGGCGCCGACGTGGTGGCGCTCGGCGCCCTCGAGGCGATCGCCGAGGCCGGACTGTCGGTGCCCGGCGACATCTCGGTGGCCGGCTACGACAACAGTGCGCTCGCCGCGTTCGGGCCGATCTCGCTGACCAGCGTCGACCAGGACGGCCGCCAGATGGGCGCCAACGCCGCCCGTCTGCTGGTCGAGCGGATCGGCCGACGGGACCGCCGCACCGCCCAGGTGAAGCTGACCCCGACCCTGGTCGTACGGCGTACCACTGCGGCGGTCTGA
- a CDS encoding right-handed parallel beta-helix repeat-containing protein has translation MSLVTVPMLAAPARSGEEPPSGYSLAATVSPAPLTAGQCAADPNCVVAPAPVADSRVNHTALTDTIEAARVRTGLGADGSIGSGPVPVTVFLPAGEWLINRGLRLPPYVSLRGAGITATVLRMDPSIPANWLYSSIIRHNDVTSPGSTQLISDLTVNGNCRTGAGAAVPTALPARPGQDCDFRRLPGATTNMGGGVSAGDGWTVRQVRVTNVEYFKIWVYDAENVRLVDNRFDNWGGAESGDEDNIGGGQNENLIIEHNQFDRTIRGNGVDLTNALRPTIRNNSIFTDRAVAAARSVSDYGTIYLEGVPEASVTGNVLHGAHVVLQSNSGYEHVGANRDITNPRGSVVSGNRIVDSFDAGVTITYGDYSGQSHIVRPGGGNVVQGNTIVRPAESGVIVTGRADRLKTAPDTITGNLIENAGTGGSYEYNTGAGTFETSGIAVGIGDGDRIYGNTVVDRIDEKHRTPTTWFGVQLGGRSAPSTVRNTVLTGPNGAANVAIGVLGHLNRGLAVPVAPGSPAAAPGAVTWAESDPQAGVPIAGYRVFRDGRAVADLRTGSAVVPGNLMPAADFAAFTPVSGATVARYTGAGAVGTSSLALTATTAGTVAAAGRPVAVVAGRNYTAVASYQVLTGRGRRARTGVEFYNSKMVLVARLATANIGSVETRGNWITSSYTAVAPPGAAYAKVYVSVDDTLKGDVHLVDRIGLVSGTRTEQFADPGAPAGTTYHVVAYHQNGDFGAITEVRTVKP, from the coding sequence TTGTCACTGGTCACGGTTCCGATGCTGGCCGCACCGGCACGGTCCGGGGAGGAGCCGCCGAGCGGTTACTCGCTCGCCGCCACGGTCAGCCCGGCACCGCTGACCGCCGGCCAGTGTGCGGCCGACCCGAACTGTGTGGTCGCCCCGGCCCCGGTCGCCGACAGCAGGGTCAACCACACCGCGCTGACCGACACCATCGAGGCGGCCCGGGTCCGGACCGGTCTCGGTGCCGACGGTTCCATCGGGTCCGGCCCGGTGCCGGTGACGGTGTTCCTGCCGGCCGGGGAATGGCTGATCAACCGGGGTCTGCGGCTTCCGCCGTACGTCAGCCTGCGCGGTGCCGGCATCACCGCGACCGTGCTGCGGATGGATCCGTCGATTCCGGCGAACTGGCTGTACAGCAGCATCATCCGGCACAACGACGTCACCTCGCCGGGCAGCACCCAGCTGATCTCCGACCTCACCGTCAACGGCAACTGCCGGACCGGGGCGGGCGCCGCGGTGCCGACGGCCCTGCCGGCCCGACCCGGGCAGGACTGCGACTTCCGGCGCCTGCCGGGCGCCACCACCAACATGGGCGGCGGCGTCAGCGCCGGCGACGGCTGGACGGTCCGGCAGGTCCGGGTCACCAACGTCGAATACTTCAAGATCTGGGTGTACGACGCCGAGAACGTCCGCCTGGTCGACAACCGGTTCGACAACTGGGGTGGCGCGGAGTCCGGCGACGAGGACAACATCGGCGGCGGCCAGAACGAGAACCTGATCATCGAACACAACCAGTTCGACCGGACGATCCGTGGCAACGGCGTCGACCTCACCAACGCGCTGCGGCCGACCATCCGCAACAACTCGATCTTCACCGACCGGGCGGTGGCGGCCGCCCGGTCGGTGAGCGACTACGGGACCATCTACCTCGAGGGTGTGCCGGAGGCGTCGGTCACCGGCAACGTGCTGCACGGCGCGCACGTCGTGCTCCAGTCGAACAGCGGCTACGAGCACGTCGGCGCGAACCGGGACATCACCAATCCGCGGGGATCGGTGGTCTCCGGCAACCGTATCGTCGACTCGTTCGACGCGGGCGTCACCATCACCTACGGCGACTACAGCGGTCAGAGCCACATCGTGCGGCCCGGCGGTGGCAACGTCGTGCAGGGCAACACGATCGTGCGGCCGGCCGAATCCGGGGTGATCGTCACCGGGCGGGCGGACCGGCTCAAGACCGCGCCCGACACGATCACCGGCAACCTGATCGAGAACGCGGGTACGGGCGGATCGTACGAGTACAACACCGGTGCCGGAACGTTCGAGACCAGCGGCATCGCGGTCGGTATCGGCGACGGCGACCGGATCTACGGCAACACCGTCGTCGACCGGATCGACGAGAAGCACCGCACCCCGACCACCTGGTTCGGTGTCCAACTGGGCGGTCGGTCGGCGCCCAGCACGGTCCGCAACACCGTGCTGACCGGCCCGAACGGCGCGGCCAACGTGGCCATCGGCGTGCTCGGCCACCTCAACCGCGGCCTGGCCGTCCCGGTCGCACCGGGCAGCCCGGCGGCGGCCCCCGGCGCCGTCACCTGGGCCGAGAGCGACCCGCAGGCCGGTGTCCCGATCGCCGGCTACCGGGTGTTCCGAGACGGGCGGGCGGTCGCCGACCTGCGTACCGGCAGCGCCGTGGTCCCCGGCAACCTGATGCCCGCCGCCGACTTCGCGGCGTTCACCCCGGTCAGCGGCGCCACCGTCGCGCGGTACACCGGTGCGGGCGCCGTCGGCACCTCGTCGCTGGCGCTGACCGCCACCACCGCCGGAACCGTCGCCGCCGCCGGCCGGCCGGTCGCGGTCGTCGCCGGCCGTAACTACACCGCGGTCGCGTCGTATCAGGTGCTGACCGGGCGCGGCCGGCGGGCCCGCACCGGCGTCGAGTTCTACAACTCGAAGATGGTGCTGGTCGCCCGGCTGGCCACCGCCAACATCGGCTCGGTGGAGACCCGCGGCAACTGGATCACCAGCTCGTACACGGCTGTCGCGCCACCCGGGGCGGCCTACGCCAAGGTGTACGTGTCGGTCGACGACACGCTCAAGGGCGACGTGCACCTGGTCGACCGGATCGGTCTGGTGAGCGGCACCCGCACCGAGCAGTTCGCCGACCCGGGCGCACCGGCCGGCACCACCTATCACGTGGTGGCGTATCACCAGAACGGCGACTTCGGCGCGATCACGGAGGTCCGGACGGTGAAACCGTGA
- a CDS encoding metallophosphoesterase family protein, with protein sequence MGFELSRRRRRHTGLIAGLLAAVLLPTAGYAALSGDSDPKTGPTRTAVPQVAADADGELIAAVGDIACAPTNLVYRGGEGSPAGCRENKVADLLAGQRLAAFLPLGDLQYEKGKAEEFANVYDQFFGPYKAISRPVPGNHEYQTAEAAGYYGYFGKQAEQENTYGVPGAYSYDIGSWHMIAVNSNLCSPQNRCDKGSKMMTWLKDDMAAHPNKCTLAYWHHPLWSAGHHGDYAPLTPVWNALLDGGVDVVLVSHDHNYQRFEPLGKATANSDTAMAPPVVVPEDKGIRQFIVGTGGANNYDVADEHERPDLAGRIAAKYAGTSIALFGMLFMRLAEGSYTWEFVQAQPAPIDFQDAGTGTCH encoded by the coding sequence GTGGGTTTCGAACTGAGCCGGCGGCGCCGGCGTCATACCGGTCTGATCGCCGGGCTGCTGGCCGCCGTACTCCTGCCGACCGCCGGTTATGCCGCGCTGAGTGGGGACTCCGACCCCAAGACCGGCCCGACCCGCACCGCCGTGCCACAGGTCGCCGCCGACGCCGACGGGGAACTCATCGCCGCCGTCGGTGACATCGCGTGCGCGCCCACCAACCTGGTCTACCGGGGTGGCGAGGGCAGTCCGGCCGGCTGCCGGGAGAACAAGGTCGCCGACCTGCTCGCCGGTCAGCGCCTGGCCGCCTTCCTGCCACTCGGCGACCTGCAGTACGAGAAGGGCAAGGCCGAGGAGTTCGCCAACGTGTACGACCAGTTCTTCGGCCCGTACAAGGCGATCAGCCGGCCGGTCCCGGGCAACCACGAGTACCAGACCGCCGAGGCCGCCGGCTACTACGGCTACTTCGGCAAACAGGCCGAGCAGGAGAACACGTACGGCGTTCCCGGCGCCTACAGCTACGACATCGGCAGCTGGCACATGATCGCGGTCAACTCGAACCTGTGCAGCCCACAGAACCGCTGTGACAAGGGCAGCAAGATGATGACCTGGCTGAAGGACGACATGGCCGCCCACCCCAACAAGTGCACGCTCGCCTACTGGCACCACCCGCTGTGGTCGGCCGGCCACCACGGCGACTACGCGCCGCTGACCCCGGTCTGGAACGCCCTGCTCGACGGGGGCGTCGACGTCGTCCTGGTCAGCCACGACCACAACTACCAGCGGTTCGAGCCGCTCGGCAAGGCCACCGCGAACAGCGACACGGCGATGGCGCCGCCGGTGGTCGTCCCGGAGGACAAGGGCATCCGCCAGTTCATCGTCGGCACCGGCGGCGCGAACAACTACGACGTCGCCGACGAGCACGAGCGGCCCGACCTGGCCGGGCGGATCGCGGCCAAGTACGCCGGCACCTCGATCGCCCTGTTCGGCATGCTGTTCATGCGTCTGGCCGAGGGAAGCTACACCTGGGAGTTCGTCCAGGCCCAGCCCGCCCCGATCGACTTCCAGGACGCGGGTACCGGAACATGCCACTGA
- a CDS encoding CHAP domain-containing protein: MSKRQLTRSLVVAGVAVGAALGLAVPAQAAGATGYHVTGTGSKIVNDPRVAGPVTVGTLTRGTAITIDCGIRVRRGGRDVVWHHITAPVSGYLPAWQTDVPRPDRFLRGEPTCGTTVTPAPPVTKPPVTTPPVSTPPPVSPPPVTTPPVSTPPVSTPPVSTPPATTPPTTTPTTPAPSTPSAPRGATINYNQGYGGSCAYYALDRFHQLTGVYPKAFGDAKYLAASAASNGWSVGSTPRVDSIVIFQGGQNGAGMEGGHAAWVEKVSGNQIYVAEMNFPNAWTVTNRWLTPVAGVQYIYAS, translated from the coding sequence ATGTCGAAGCGCCAGTTGACCCGTTCGCTCGTGGTGGCGGGCGTCGCGGTGGGTGCAGCCCTCGGCCTCGCCGTTCCCGCGCAGGCCGCGGGCGCGACCGGCTACCACGTGACGGGCACCGGCTCGAAAATAGTCAACGACCCCCGCGTCGCCGGCCCGGTCACCGTGGGCACGCTCACCCGCGGCACCGCGATCACCATCGACTGTGGCATCCGCGTCCGCCGGGGCGGCCGCGACGTCGTCTGGCACCACATCACCGCGCCGGTCAGCGGCTACCTCCCGGCCTGGCAGACCGACGTCCCCCGTCCCGACCGATTCCTGCGCGGCGAGCCGACCTGCGGCACCACGGTGACCCCCGCGCCGCCGGTCACGAAGCCCCCGGTCACGACCCCGCCGGTGTCAACGCCCCCGCCGGTCTCACCGCCGCCGGTCACGACCCCGCCGGTGTCAACGCCGCCGGTTTCGACCCCGCCCGTCTCGACGCCGCCCGCCACGACCCCACCGACCACCACGCCGACGACGCCCGCGCCGTCCACCCCGAGTGCGCCTCGCGGCGCGACGATCAACTACAACCAGGGGTACGGCGGGTCGTGCGCCTACTACGCCTTGGACCGCTTCCACCAGCTGACCGGCGTGTACCCGAAGGCGTTCGGTGACGCCAAGTACCTCGCGGCCAGCGCGGCGTCCAACGGGTGGTCGGTCGGATCCACGCCGCGGGTCGACAGCATCGTCATCTTCCAGGGCGGGCAGAACGGCGCGGGGATGGAGGGCGGGCACGCCGCCTGGGTCGAGAAGGTCTCCGGCAACCAGATCTACGTGGCCGAGATGAACTTCCCGAACGCGTGGACCGTCACGAACCGCTGGCTGACCCCGGTCGCCGGAGTGCAGTACATCTACGCCTCCTGA
- a CDS encoding GNAT family N-acetyltransferase, whose translation MTKTHIYVAEPGLHLAEAAAIWARATAARDNDPEVAPLSLALPLIERVIESSPRARLLIAEADGRIVGFAAVEPMPADESTAHIRYLGVDPENWGSGVGRHLTTELPTLLTTIGYTHGELEVYLDNPRAVELYEALGWLPHGDAAPHPRSGRLEQRYRLTF comes from the coding sequence GTGACGAAGACGCACATCTACGTGGCCGAGCCGGGACTGCATCTGGCCGAGGCGGCCGCCATCTGGGCCCGGGCCACGGCGGCGCGTGACAACGACCCCGAGGTCGCGCCGTTGAGTCTCGCTCTCCCCCTGATCGAGCGGGTGATCGAGAGCTCTCCCCGGGCACGACTGTTGATCGCCGAGGCGGATGGTCGGATCGTCGGCTTCGCGGCGGTCGAACCCATGCCCGCCGACGAGTCGACCGCCCACATCCGCTACCTCGGCGTGGACCCCGAGAATTGGGGGAGCGGCGTCGGCCGCCACCTGACCACAGAACTCCCGACCCTGCTCACCACGATCGGCTACACCCACGGCGAGCTGGAGGTCTACCTCGACAATCCGCGGGCGGTCGAACTCTACGAGGCCCTCGGCTGGCTCCCGCACGGCGACGCCGCCCCTCACCCCCGCAGCGGGCGCCTCGAACAGCGTTACCGCCTCACCTTCTGA